A single Bremerella cremea DNA region contains:
- a CDS encoding PRC-barrel domain-containing protein, with amino-acid sequence MLVTSFLGIMLAAAMVMPAIADDNTTKNDQEKTVSVDKQKTKDRIAASQVIGASIYGSNQDDTIGSVNDIVMTKDGKVAYLIAGSGGLAGVGETEHAVPAKAFDMKWVKDGDDKMLKLSLPMTAEDLANAPALNLEHASDLTVASFADRNGKYFKSADTKKMSPENMYLVSEIDGLDATGNDNKSVGAIEDIVFMHNDVCKAEYYIIGTGGVVGIGEKYTPVPADHVKVTKTADNQYTASVQADSTIVGAAPKVTSDHYYSELGDKNVRDNVKTAFNEADSK; translated from the coding sequence ATGTTAGTTACTAGTTTTTTAGGAATTATGCTTGCTGCCGCGATGGTCATGCCGGCGATCGCCGACGACAACACGACCAAAAACGACCAGGAAAAGACAGTATCTGTCGACAAGCAGAAGACCAAAGACCGCATTGCTGCCAGCCAAGTCATTGGGGCTAGCATTTACGGAAGCAATCAAGATGACACGATTGGCTCCGTAAATGACATCGTCATGACCAAGGATGGCAAAGTCGCCTACCTGATCGCTGGTAGTGGTGGCCTCGCTGGTGTCGGCGAAACCGAACATGCGGTGCCCGCGAAAGCGTTCGACATGAAGTGGGTCAAAGATGGCGACGACAAGATGCTGAAGCTTAGCCTGCCGATGACCGCCGAAGACTTGGCCAATGCTCCGGCTTTAAATCTGGAACATGCCAGCGACCTGACCGTTGCTTCGTTCGCCGATCGTAACGGTAAGTACTTCAAGTCTGCCGACACGAAGAAGATGTCGCCCGAAAACATGTACTTGGTTTCGGAGATCGATGGTCTCGACGCGACCGGTAACGACAACAAGTCGGTAGGTGCCATTGAAGACATCGTCTTCATGCACAACGACGTCTGTAAGGCTGAATACTACATCATCGGTACCGGTGGTGTGGTTGGTATCGGCGAAAAGTACACGCCTGTTCCAGCCGATCATGTGAAAGTGACCAAGACTGCCGATAACCAGTATACGGCTTCGGTTCAGGCCGACAGCACGATCGTTGGTGCCGCTCCGAAGGTGACCTCGGATCATTACTACTCGGAACTTGGTGACAAGAACGTTCGCGACAACGTGAAGACGGCTTTTAACGAAGCTGACAGCAAATAA
- the def gene encoding peptide deformylase has translation MQIIHYPHPTLNYKSKPVKRVDAELRGMIAEMFELMYAARGIGLAANQVGLPLRFFVMNLAGAKGEGEELVFINPTISRTTGTDEAEEGCLSLPGVYGPVLRPAEVLFSAYMPNGEKFEQKVSGMFARCVQHETDHLDGIMFIERMDEDSLYQIQPEVDQFELTFERLRSEGKLPTDEEIAAFQKDMEAKYA, from the coding sequence TTGCAGATTATTCACTACCCTCACCCGACCCTAAACTACAAGTCGAAGCCTGTGAAACGCGTCGATGCAGAGCTTCGCGGCATGATTGCCGAGATGTTCGAGCTGATGTACGCGGCGCGCGGCATCGGTTTGGCTGCCAATCAGGTTGGCTTGCCGCTGCGATTCTTCGTGATGAATCTGGCCGGGGCGAAAGGGGAAGGGGAGGAACTAGTCTTCATCAACCCCACCATTAGTCGCACTACCGGGACCGACGAAGCGGAAGAAGGTTGCTTGAGCCTGCCAGGCGTCTACGGCCCTGTGCTCCGCCCCGCCGAGGTCTTGTTTAGTGCGTACATGCCTAACGGTGAGAAGTTCGAGCAAAAGGTAAGCGGCATGTTTGCCCGCTGCGTCCAGCACGAGACCGACCACCTGGATGGGATCATGTTCATCGAGCGGATGGATGAAGATTCCCTCTACCAGATTCAGCCTGAAGTCGACCAGTTTGAACTGACCTTCGAACGCCTCCGCTCGGAAGGCAAGTTGCCTACCGACGAAGAGATCGCCGCGTTCCAGAAGGATATGGAAGCGAAATACGCTTAG
- a CDS encoding transaldolase family protein has translation MTTPLESLIQAGTKVWLDSIDPDLVDSNYKLGVSGATSNPVIVSGLIDSGNYNEWIEELTSQGKDADEIAWTITDRLVQRAQDVFLPVWEKTEGNDGYVSFELDPLLEDLERDMPHEERVAKYIELGKYWGLGRPNRMIKVPATPAGIDALEELCAAGITLNVTLCFTMRQYHAAREAVWRGAQRRSSLDGFKSVYSIFVSRVDVYSEKHLPDLSDDAQGQLGIVNAKNIWRDNAEFWADKNLKLQQELIFASTGTKLPEDPPWKYVAAFAGDGIETNPPKTNDQVQASGKTFDRQIDQMPSQEVLDELEAKVDYADLEKVLMDEGIAKFADPQKSLLSLIESKKAAV, from the coding sequence ATGACGACACCTCTAGAGTCTTTAATCCAAGCTGGCACCAAAGTCTGGCTTGATTCCATCGATCCTGATTTGGTCGATTCCAATTACAAATTGGGGGTGAGTGGCGCAACCTCAAACCCTGTGATTGTTTCAGGATTGATTGATTCCGGGAACTACAACGAGTGGATCGAAGAACTGACTTCCCAGGGAAAAGACGCTGACGAAATTGCCTGGACGATTACCGACCGCCTTGTTCAGCGGGCTCAGGACGTTTTTCTGCCGGTTTGGGAAAAGACCGAGGGGAACGATGGCTATGTTAGTTTCGAGCTCGATCCGCTGCTGGAAGATCTCGAACGGGACATGCCCCATGAAGAGCGAGTGGCCAAGTATATCGAGCTAGGCAAATACTGGGGCCTCGGACGTCCCAACCGGATGATTAAAGTCCCGGCCACGCCAGCGGGGATCGACGCCCTGGAAGAGCTTTGTGCGGCAGGGATTACGCTGAATGTCACCCTTTGCTTCACCATGCGGCAATATCACGCCGCCCGCGAAGCGGTTTGGCGAGGTGCTCAGCGGCGCAGTTCGCTGGATGGTTTCAAAAGTGTCTACTCTATTTTCGTTTCTCGGGTCGATGTTTACTCCGAAAAGCATCTGCCAGATTTAAGCGATGACGCTCAAGGACAACTGGGAATTGTGAACGCCAAGAACATCTGGCGCGACAATGCTGAGTTCTGGGCCGATAAGAATCTGAAGCTGCAGCAAGAGCTTATTTTCGCGTCGACCGGAACCAAATTGCCGGAAGATCCGCCATGGAAGTATGTGGCCGCGTTTGCTGGCGATGGCATCGAAACCAACCCGCCCAAGACCAACGACCAAGTGCAAGCAAGCGGCAAAACGTTCGATCGCCAAATCGATCAGATGCCGTCGCAAGAGGTGCTCGACGAATTGGAAGCGAAGGTCGACTATGCCGATCTGGAAAAGGTGTTGATGGACGAAGGGATCGCCAAGTTCGCCGATCCACAAAAGTCGCTGCTTTCATTGATTGAATCGAAGAAAGCAGCCGTCTAA
- a CDS encoding NAD-dependent epimerase/dehydratase family protein codes for MRVLVTGATGLVGNNIVRMLLQQGHQVRVMVRDPRTDRSLAGLDLEVVQGDVKDEDNVRTAALGAEAIIHAAAMVHIGWTKGKMMHQTNVEGTRIVGLAALKHKIRMVHVSSVDALAIGQEDAPANEETPREGKIPCPYVITKREAEEELQKLIAEGLNAVIVNPGLMFGPWDWKPSSGRMLISVVKKQPPLAPNGGGTTCDVRDVAQACINALQQGRVGENYILGGENLTYFDLWTRMAAITGRRPPWRKMGPYFTAVVGYFGDMWATMEGKEGEVNSAALKIASQFHYYSSDKAKAELGYQNRPLDQTLEDSWQWFRQNGYLPL; via the coding sequence GTGCGGGTACTCGTCACCGGGGCAACTGGGCTCGTCGGAAATAACATCGTTCGCATGTTGCTGCAGCAAGGGCATCAAGTTCGCGTCATGGTTCGCGACCCACGAACCGATCGAAGTTTGGCGGGGCTCGATCTCGAAGTCGTACAAGGCGACGTCAAGGACGAAGACAACGTTCGCACCGCCGCACTTGGGGCCGAGGCGATCATTCATGCGGCGGCGATGGTCCATATCGGCTGGACCAAAGGGAAGATGATGCACCAAACCAACGTCGAAGGAACGCGAATCGTTGGGCTGGCCGCGCTGAAACATAAAATTCGGATGGTTCACGTTTCTTCGGTCGATGCCTTGGCGATTGGCCAGGAAGACGCCCCGGCCAACGAGGAAACGCCCCGCGAAGGCAAAATTCCCTGCCCCTATGTAATCACCAAACGAGAAGCAGAAGAGGAACTGCAAAAACTGATCGCCGAAGGGCTCAACGCCGTGATCGTTAACCCAGGGCTCATGTTTGGTCCGTGGGATTGGAAACCTTCGTCAGGACGCATGTTGATATCGGTCGTCAAAAAGCAGCCTCCTTTGGCGCCAAACGGTGGCGGGACAACTTGTGACGTGCGAGACGTAGCCCAGGCCTGCATCAATGCCCTGCAGCAAGGCCGAGTGGGTGAAAACTATATCCTCGGAGGCGAGAACCTCACTTACTTCGATCTGTGGACACGCATGGCCGCAATCACCGGCCGTCGTCCTCCCTGGCGAAAAATGGGCCCTTACTTCACGGCGGTCGTCGGCTACTTCGGCGACATGTGGGCCACCATGGAAGGCAAAGAAGGAGAAGTCAACTCCGCCGCACTAAAGATTGCTTCGCAGTTTCACTACTATTCCAGCGACAAAGCAAAGGCCGAACTCGGCTATCAGAATCGCCCGCTCGACCAAACGTTGGAAGACTCTTGGCAGTGGTTCCGCCAAAACGGCTATCTCCCCCTTTAG
- a CDS encoding alpha-amylase family glycosyl hydrolase, with amino-acid sequence MATVTPSTSDQTQAQPGMGPMPHEHGVAFRLWAPHADQVSIVGTFNDWDPLATPLTREEAGQWFVDIPNAKAGDEYRYVLQCGDKEVSRMDPRAREVTNSVGNSVVHQTQFDWGDDDYQLPPWNEVIIYEMHLGTFNRTDEDTVGTFADAIHRLDHLVHLGVNVVQLMPLCEFAGNISWGYNPAQIFAVESSYGGPEGLKRFVKAAHKRGIGVIQDVVYNHFGPSDLDIWQFDLWEENGKGGIYFYNDWRSKTPWGDTRPDYGRGEVRQFIYDNAMMWVNDYHVDGLRYDMTLYMRSVDGNDDLPDGWSLAQWINRDIQESKPGTLLIAEDLRTNDYITKDAGQGGANFSSQWDAEFVHPIREVAKQPSDAGRDLDKLIHAITYRYNINSFERVIYTESHDEVANGKQRLPSEITPEAPDDGYARHRSTLAAGVMLTSPGIPMLFQGQEFLQDGWFQDTDPLDWSRVEEFPGVVLLYRDLIHHRLNHEGVTKGLIGQDVLVHHRNDEKKLIAFQRWYDHGPGDDVIVVVNFSHEAVEDYTIGLPCGGNWKLRFNSAASVYNATFVSTTIAELAAEEQPCDGMTHSASFSISPYSLLIYSQDPES; translated from the coding sequence ATGGCTACCGTTACCCCTTCCACTTCCGATCAAACCCAAGCCCAGCCCGGCATGGGGCCCATGCCACACGAGCATGGAGTCGCTTTCCGCTTATGGGCCCCTCATGCAGATCAGGTGAGCATCGTCGGAACGTTCAACGATTGGGACCCCCTAGCCACTCCCTTGACTCGCGAAGAGGCAGGGCAATGGTTCGTCGATATTCCGAACGCCAAAGCGGGTGACGAGTATCGTTACGTGCTGCAGTGTGGCGACAAAGAGGTCAGCCGGATGGATCCCCGGGCTCGGGAAGTGACCAACTCGGTCGGCAACAGTGTTGTCCATCAAACCCAATTCGATTGGGGAGACGACGACTATCAGTTGCCCCCTTGGAACGAAGTAATCATCTACGAGATGCACCTGGGAACGTTCAACCGCACCGACGAAGACACGGTTGGCACGTTTGCCGATGCCATTCACCGGCTCGATCACTTGGTGCACTTGGGAGTTAACGTGGTGCAGCTGATGCCGCTCTGCGAGTTCGCTGGCAATATCAGTTGGGGCTATAACCCAGCCCAGATCTTTGCGGTGGAAAGTTCGTACGGCGGCCCGGAAGGTCTGAAACGCTTCGTCAAAGCTGCCCACAAGCGTGGAATCGGTGTGATCCAAGACGTGGTGTACAACCACTTCGGTCCAAGCGATCTCGACATCTGGCAATTCGATTTGTGGGAAGAGAACGGCAAAGGGGGGATCTACTTCTACAACGATTGGCGCAGCAAAACCCCTTGGGGCGACACGCGCCCAGACTATGGCCGAGGTGAAGTGCGTCAGTTCATTTACGATAACGCGATGATGTGGGTCAACGACTACCACGTCGATGGTTTGCGTTACGATATGACCTTATACATGCGCAGCGTCGACGGAAACGACGATTTGCCAGACGGCTGGAGCCTGGCTCAATGGATCAACCGAGATATCCAAGAGAGCAAGCCAGGCACCTTGTTAATCGCCGAGGACTTGCGCACAAACGACTATATCACCAAAGATGCCGGCCAAGGCGGGGCGAACTTTTCGAGCCAATGGGACGCTGAATTTGTGCATCCCATTCGTGAAGTCGCTAAGCAGCCCAGCGATGCCGGCCGAGATTTAGATAAGCTGATCCATGCGATCACCTATCGATATAACATCAATTCGTTCGAGCGCGTGATCTATACCGAATCGCACGACGAAGTGGCCAACGGCAAGCAGCGGCTCCCCTCTGAAATTACTCCAGAAGCGCCTGACGACGGCTACGCCCGACATCGTTCGACCTTGGCCGCCGGGGTAATGCTGACCTCGCCAGGGATCCCGATGCTCTTCCAAGGCCAGGAATTTCTGCAAGATGGCTGGTTTCAAGATACCGATCCACTGGATTGGAGCCGAGTTGAAGAATTTCCTGGGGTGGTGCTGCTGTATCGCGACTTGATCCATCATCGCCTCAATCACGAAGGGGTGACCAAGGGGCTGATCGGGCAAGACGTTTTGGTGCATCACCGAAATGACGAGAAGAAGTTGATCGCGTTTCAACGTTGGTACGACCACGGCCCTGGCGACGATGTCATCGTGGTGGTTAACTTCTCGCATGAGGCCGTCGAGGACTACACGATTGGTTTACCTTGCGGTGGAAATTGGAAGTTGCGCTTTAACAGTGCGGCCTCGGTTTATAACGCAACGTTCGTCTCGACCACGATCGCCGAGCTAGCAGCCGAAGAGCAGCCATGCGACGGAATGACTCACTCTGCATCCTTTTCGATCAGCCCTTACAGCTTGCTGATCTATTCCCAGGATCCTGAATCATAA
- the fmt gene encoding methionyl-tRNA formyltransferase produces MRIVMMGTGPFAVPTFEALLASDHDVVCLFTQPLRPTRGKRPAPPTPMRDVAQQHGLPIYDPESINTDEARQILQQQAADLLVVCDYGQILSRESLALAKLGGINLHGSILPKYRGAAPVNWAIYNGDAETGVTVIHMTPKLDGGPCLKVVRIPIEPTETAVELEPRLAQMGVPAVLESIALLETHGGESLVGEPQDASLVSKAPRLKKTDADIDWTQPAQQIYNQFRAFQPWPGCYTHLSRGDKPPLRLILVEISLLGEPAENDPQPGTVASATADQLRIAAPGGQIVVHKLQPAGKKVMEAAEFIRGYQPAVGDRFVAESEL; encoded by the coding sequence ATGCGCATTGTCATGATGGGAACCGGCCCTTTCGCCGTTCCCACGTTTGAAGCCCTGCTTGCGAGCGACCACGACGTGGTTTGCCTCTTCACGCAACCGCTGCGTCCCACGCGCGGCAAGCGTCCTGCTCCGCCGACCCCGATGCGAGACGTCGCTCAGCAGCACGGCCTGCCGATTTACGATCCGGAAAGCATCAACACCGACGAAGCCCGGCAGATTTTGCAGCAGCAAGCGGCCGATTTGCTGGTCGTGTGCGATTACGGGCAAATTCTTTCTCGCGAGTCGTTGGCGCTAGCTAAGCTGGGCGGAATCAACTTGCACGGTTCGATCTTACCCAAATATCGCGGCGCGGCTCCCGTGAACTGGGCCATCTACAACGGCGATGCCGAAACCGGCGTCACTGTGATTCACATGACTCCGAAGCTAGACGGCGGCCCTTGCTTGAAGGTCGTACGAATCCCCATCGAGCCAACCGAAACAGCCGTTGAGTTGGAGCCTCGCTTGGCGCAAATGGGCGTTCCGGCGGTGCTGGAATCAATTGCCCTGCTTGAAACGCACGGCGGCGAGTCGCTCGTGGGCGAGCCGCAAGACGCCAGTCTGGTCTCGAAGGCACCGCGGCTAAAGAAAACCGATGCGGACATCGATTGGACGCAGCCTGCCCAGCAGATCTACAACCAGTTCCGCGCTTTTCAGCCCTGGCCTGGCTGCTACACCCATTTGTCGCGCGGAGACAAACCGCCGCTACGGTTGATCTTGGTCGAGATTTCGCTGCTGGGCGAGCCTGCCGAGAACGATCCCCAACCAGGAACGGTTGCCTCAGCCACCGCCGACCAGCTACGAATCGCCGCCCCAGGCGGGCAGATCGTGGTTCACAAGCTTCAGCCTGCCGGTAAGAAGGTAATGGAAGCCGCCGAGTTCATTCGTGGCTACCAACCAGCAGTGGGGGATCGATTTGTGGCGGAATCCGAGCTTTAA
- a CDS encoding efflux RND transporter permease subunit, with amino-acid sequence MRRPTFFERYAIWILCGIFFLVPFALRGARLSLEQMKNDVKDWLPDDFAETSELDWFRDHFMGEQFVLISWDGCTEDDQSLNYLARLLVPEPPAEGEKKGEPLDHFQPNFIGDELALYYPDTPGDATEDYRNWGGEDEKWFLGRGNQWFYLLPNGEIYKWDGKSTVLGAMGRISERIFYGGNSIKGEYVKKVDKFYYDNPRRLQARLFKSVTSGPDVLAALSAPGGTLVRDEDPTPQELEDARKKALARLTGTLFGPDGKQTCLIVTLTDAGKMDLRRTMGHGVLGRQEGQLEQLAEQAGIPPEKLRLGGPPVDNVSIDEEGERTLARLVSFSVILGLGLSYFCLRSIKLTIMVFFVGGISAVTSLSLVWWTAGTFIWWLDPTTDAVMMSMPAVVYVLGLSGAIHIVNYYRDVVKENGTLRNAPELTIAHGWYPCTIAAVTTAVGLGSLATSSITPIHKFGIFSALGVLATLFLLFTYLPAALQMWPPDPAPKKGSDFKPKEPSPTALWLRGLGDRIGDFIINNNIKVAATCMVVFLFFAFGLQYLKTSVQLLKMFDEDARIIQDYAWLEGHLGKLVPMELVVRVEPEVMYYDESNEEKGADPLNPKAAAAPDKLEPKFRYSFLERMEMAGRVANVVEEYLGPEGAKVVGPPTSALTFAPELPSAGSSTASFLERGAYSRRLEASFNEFVNSDYLRVDKENGAELWRVSLRLGALENIDYGNFVDDLKQVTEPIMDAYQARDRILLQLDKDRDGKGFVNAKVGLLGVNYASLDKAETKADVSQDGKERYNHLDATKVFSETLRDLLTNARVKLIDHDPDFHTQDRLDYIAKNCDYVVLVEPNAMYDMDAFRKTMKGTFDVTQHEYTGQEIPRMYDPERPPISLVYTGVVPVVYKAARTLLSNLIESTVWAFVLIALVMSLVLKSFRAGLISMLPNVFPICVVFGYMSWTGMEVDIGTMMTASVAMGVAVDDTVHFLTWFRWGLDEGYTRAKAIKEAYSRCALAMFQTTIIGGLGLAVFAFSTFTPTQRFGYLMVSLLAVALVGDLLFLPALLAGPLGRVFRPDHKARSKKEDDDGNENAEQEVEAPAASESVQSEAEESEEPRVYPVHGRSRPA; translated from the coding sequence ATGCGTCGTCCAACATTTTTCGAGCGATACGCTATCTGGATCCTTTGCGGGATCTTTTTCCTCGTCCCGTTTGCTTTACGCGGAGCTCGGCTCTCGCTAGAGCAAATGAAGAACGATGTTAAAGACTGGCTGCCCGACGACTTCGCCGAGACTTCCGAACTCGATTGGTTTCGCGATCACTTTATGGGCGAGCAGTTCGTCCTGATTAGTTGGGATGGCTGCACCGAGGATGACCAATCGCTGAACTACCTCGCTCGGTTGCTCGTGCCAGAGCCTCCTGCCGAGGGTGAGAAAAAGGGAGAGCCGCTCGATCACTTCCAGCCTAATTTCATTGGCGACGAACTGGCCCTCTATTATCCCGATACGCCAGGCGATGCCACCGAAGACTATCGCAACTGGGGTGGTGAGGACGAAAAGTGGTTTCTCGGCAGAGGAAACCAATGGTTTTATTTGCTACCCAACGGCGAGATCTATAAGTGGGATGGCAAGAGTACCGTCCTCGGGGCAATGGGGCGGATTAGCGAGCGCATCTTCTATGGCGGCAACTCGATTAAGGGGGAGTACGTTAAGAAGGTTGATAAATTCTATTACGATAATCCCCGTCGCTTACAAGCACGCCTCTTTAAGTCGGTAACATCGGGGCCTGATGTCCTGGCGGCTTTATCGGCGCCTGGCGGAACTCTCGTTCGTGACGAAGACCCGACGCCGCAAGAGCTGGAAGACGCTCGTAAAAAAGCGCTCGCCCGCCTAACCGGCACCTTGTTTGGCCCCGATGGCAAGCAAACCTGCTTGATTGTCACCCTGACCGATGCCGGCAAAATGGATCTCCGCCGCACCATGGGGCACGGGGTACTAGGCCGCCAAGAAGGGCAGTTAGAACAACTCGCCGAACAGGCTGGCATTCCGCCTGAAAAGCTTCGCCTTGGTGGCCCTCCGGTCGACAACGTTTCGATCGACGAAGAAGGGGAACGGACCCTGGCCCGCTTGGTCTCGTTTAGCGTGATCTTGGGCTTGGGGCTTTCGTACTTCTGTTTGCGCAGCATCAAGCTGACGATCATGGTCTTCTTCGTCGGCGGAATCAGCGCGGTGACCAGCTTGTCTTTGGTTTGGTGGACAGCCGGAACGTTCATTTGGTGGCTCGATCCTACGACCGATGCCGTGATGATGTCGATGCCGGCGGTGGTGTATGTGCTCGGCTTGTCCGGCGCGATTCACATTGTGAACTACTACCGCGACGTGGTGAAAGAAAACGGCACACTCCGCAATGCACCAGAGCTGACCATTGCGCATGGTTGGTACCCTTGCACCATCGCTGCGGTGACCACGGCGGTTGGTCTCGGTTCGCTGGCGACCAGTAGCATTACGCCCATTCATAAGTTCGGGATCTTCTCGGCTTTGGGGGTGTTGGCAACGCTGTTCTTGCTGTTCACCTACCTGCCAGCCGCGCTACAGATGTGGCCGCCTGATCCGGCGCCCAAAAAGGGAAGCGACTTCAAGCCGAAAGAGCCTTCCCCAACCGCCCTATGGCTGCGTGGGCTGGGGGATCGTATTGGCGATTTCATCATCAACAACAACATCAAAGTGGCTGCCACGTGCATGGTAGTCTTCTTGTTCTTCGCGTTCGGGCTGCAGTACCTCAAGACCTCGGTCCAACTGCTGAAGATGTTCGACGAAGACGCGCGTATCATTCAAGACTATGCCTGGCTAGAAGGGCACCTCGGTAAGCTCGTGCCGATGGAATTGGTGGTTCGTGTCGAGCCCGAAGTAATGTACTACGACGAGTCGAACGAAGAAAAAGGTGCCGACCCCTTAAATCCGAAGGCCGCGGCCGCCCCCGATAAACTCGAACCGAAGTTCCGCTATTCGTTCCTCGAACGGATGGAAATGGCAGGTCGCGTGGCCAATGTGGTCGAAGAGTATCTTGGTCCTGAAGGGGCTAAAGTGGTTGGTCCGCCCACTTCCGCACTAACCTTTGCCCCAGAACTGCCGAGCGCAGGCAGCAGTACCGCTTCGTTCTTGGAACGCGGTGCTTATAGCCGTCGTTTGGAAGCCTCGTTCAACGAGTTCGTCAATTCCGATTATTTACGGGTCGACAAAGAGAACGGAGCCGAACTATGGCGGGTCAGTCTTCGCCTGGGTGCGCTTGAGAACATCGATTACGGCAACTTCGTCGACGACTTAAAGCAAGTCACCGAGCCGATCATGGACGCCTATCAGGCCCGCGATCGAATCCTGCTGCAGTTGGACAAAGATCGAGATGGCAAAGGATTTGTGAATGCCAAAGTCGGCTTGCTCGGCGTTAATTATGCGTCTCTGGACAAGGCCGAAACGAAGGCGGATGTCAGCCAGGATGGTAAAGAACGCTACAATCACCTCGACGCAACCAAGGTCTTTTCCGAAACCTTGCGCGATCTGTTAACCAACGCTCGCGTCAAGCTGATCGATCACGATCCCGATTTCCATACGCAAGACCGCTTGGACTATATCGCCAAGAATTGCGACTACGTCGTGCTGGTCGAGCCGAACGCCATGTACGACATGGACGCATTTCGCAAGACCATGAAAGGGACGTTCGACGTCACCCAGCACGAGTACACCGGCCAAGAGATTCCCCGGATGTACGATCCCGAGCGGCCACCCATTTCTTTGGTTTACACCGGCGTGGTCCCCGTCGTTTACAAAGCAGCCCGAACGCTGCTCTCGAACCTGATCGAAAGCACGGTGTGGGCGTTCGTCTTGATCGCGCTCGTGATGTCGCTGGTGCTGAAGAGCTTCCGCGCGGGGCTCATTTCGATGTTGCCGAACGTCTTTCCGATTTGCGTGGTGTTTGGCTACATGTCGTGGACCGGCATGGAAGTTGATATCGGCACCATGATGACCGCCAGTGTGGCGATGGGTGTCGCGGTTGACGATACGGTTCACTTCCTCACCTGGTTCCGCTGGGGCTTAGACGAGGGTTACACCCGTGCCAAAGCCATTAAAGAAGCCTACAGCCGCTGTGCACTGGCTATGTTCCAAACGACCATCATCGGTGGTCTCGGTTTAGCGGTGTTTGCCTTCAGCACGTTCACCCCGACCCAGCGATTTGGTTACCTGATGGTCTCGCTGTTGGCGGTGGCCTTGGTGGGCGACTTGCTCTTCCTGCCGGCCCTCTTGGCTGGTCCGCTGGGACGCGTCTTCCGCCCCGATCATAAGGCGCGATCGAAGAAGGAAGACGATGACGGCAATGAAAATGCCGAACAGGAAGTGGAAGCCCCGGCAGCTTCGGAATCGGTGCAATCCGAAGCGGAAGAATCCGAAGAACCACGCGTCTACCCGGTGCATGGCCGCAGCCGACCGGCGTAA